One genomic region from Streptomyces sp. NBC_00582 encodes:
- a CDS encoding ABC transporter ATP-binding protein: protein MTTSPLAERTTAVAARATDLSKIYGQGETQVVALDRVSVDFRQAEFTAIMGPSGSGKSTLMHCVAGLDTFSSGSVRIGETELGSLKDKQLTKLRRDKIGFIFQAFNLLPTLTALENITLPMDIAGRKPDKEWLDSVIRMVGLKDRLGHRPSQLSGGQQQRVAVARALASRPDIIFGDEPTGNLDSRSGAEVLGFLRNSVRELGQTVVMVTHDPVAASYADRVVFLADGRIVDEMHRPTADTVLDFMKQFDAKGRTS from the coding sequence GTGACCACCAGCCCCCTCGCCGAACGGACCACCGCCGTGGCCGCCCGTGCCACGGACCTGTCGAAGATCTACGGGCAGGGCGAGACCCAGGTGGTCGCCCTGGACCGGGTCTCCGTCGACTTCCGGCAGGCCGAGTTCACCGCGATCATGGGTCCCTCCGGCTCCGGCAAGTCCACGCTGATGCACTGCGTGGCCGGCCTCGACACCTTCTCCTCGGGCTCGGTGCGCATCGGCGAGACCGAGCTCGGATCGCTGAAGGACAAGCAGCTCACCAAGCTCCGCCGGGACAAGATCGGCTTCATCTTCCAGGCGTTCAACCTGCTGCCCACGCTGACCGCCCTGGAGAACATCACCCTCCCGATGGACATCGCGGGACGCAAACCGGACAAGGAGTGGCTGGACTCGGTCATCCGGATGGTGGGCCTCAAGGACCGGCTGGGTCACCGCCCCTCCCAGCTCTCCGGCGGCCAGCAGCAGCGCGTCGCGGTCGCCCGCGCCCTGGCGTCCCGGCCCGACATCATCTTCGGCGACGAGCCGACCGGAAACCTCGACTCCCGCTCCGGCGCCGAGGTGCTGGGCTTCCTGCGCAACTCCGTGCGGGAACTGGGCCAGACGGTGGTGATGGTGACCCACGACCCGGTGGCGGCGTCGTACGCGGACCGCGTGGTGTTCCTCGCGGACGGCCGGATCGTCGACGAGATGCACCGCCCGACGGCGGACACCGTCCTGGACTTCATGAAGCAGTTCGACGCGAAGGGCCGTACCAGCTGA
- a CDS encoding 4-hydroxybenzoate 3-monooxygenase, whose amino-acid sequence MRTTVGIIGAGPAGLLLARLLHGAGIDSVVLESRDRAYVEHRQRAGILEQGTVDVLRAAGAGERMDHEGLRHDGIELRYDRKRHRVDFPALTGGRSVMVYAQTEVCKDLIALQLKEGGPLLFEAEALAVEGADTDSPRVRFRHEGVEDVLECDYVVGCDGFWGVARKAIPAELTRVFERTYPFGWLGILADVAPSHDELVYARHDRGFALLSMRSPSVSRLYLQVPEGTDAESWGDEEIWDELERRFETEDGWRLERGPITQKSVTPMRSYVHEPMRHGRLFLAGDAAHIVPPTGAKGLNLAVGDVVTFARALSHEKETGSAELLDAYSRTCLRRVWQAERFSYDMTTLLHRAPDATPFEDRLQIARLERIASSRAAETDLAEGYTGFPFG is encoded by the coding sequence ATGCGCACCACCGTCGGCATCATCGGCGCCGGCCCGGCCGGCCTCCTCCTCGCCCGTCTGCTCCACGGCGCCGGCATCGACTCCGTCGTCCTGGAGAGCCGCGACCGGGCCTACGTCGAACACCGCCAGCGCGCCGGGATCCTGGAACAGGGCACGGTCGACGTGCTGCGCGCGGCCGGCGCCGGGGAGCGCATGGACCACGAGGGGCTGCGCCACGACGGGATCGAGCTGCGCTACGACAGGAAGCGCCACCGCGTCGACTTCCCCGCCCTCACCGGTGGCCGGTCCGTGATGGTGTACGCCCAGACCGAGGTCTGCAAGGACCTCATCGCCCTCCAGCTGAAGGAGGGCGGCCCGCTGCTGTTCGAGGCCGAGGCGCTGGCCGTGGAGGGCGCCGACACCGACAGCCCGCGCGTCCGCTTCCGGCACGAGGGCGTCGAGGACGTCCTGGAGTGCGACTACGTCGTCGGCTGCGACGGCTTCTGGGGCGTCGCCCGCAAGGCGATCCCGGCCGAGCTGACCCGGGTCTTCGAACGGACGTACCCCTTCGGCTGGCTCGGCATCCTCGCCGACGTGGCGCCCTCGCACGACGAACTGGTCTACGCCCGCCACGACCGCGGCTTCGCCCTGCTGTCCATGCGCTCGCCCTCCGTGTCCCGCCTCTACCTCCAGGTCCCCGAGGGCACCGACGCCGAGAGCTGGGGCGACGAGGAGATCTGGGACGAGCTGGAGAGGCGCTTCGAGACCGAGGACGGATGGCGGCTGGAACGCGGGCCAATCACCCAGAAGTCCGTCACCCCCATGCGGTCGTACGTCCACGAGCCCATGCGGCACGGCCGGCTGTTCCTGGCGGGCGACGCCGCCCACATCGTGCCGCCGACCGGGGCCAAGGGGCTGAATCTGGCCGTCGGCGACGTCGTCACCTTCGCGCGGGCGCTGTCGCACGAGAAGGAGACCGGGTCGGCCGAGCTGCTCGACGCGTACTCGCGGACCTGTCTGCGGCGCGTCTGGCAGGCCGAGCGGTTCTCCTACGACATGACCACCCTGCTGCACCGGGCCCCGGACGCCACCCCTTTCGAGGACCGGCTCCAGATCGCCCGGCTGGAGCGGATCGCCTCCTCGCGCGCCGCCGAGACCGACCTGGCCGAGGGATACACCGGGTTCCCGTTCGGGTGA
- a CDS encoding Bax inhibitor-1/YccA family protein, with translation MRSRNPVFSRRGFSRDNGYAGFNATPQAGGPAVGTQANPYAQGDPYAQQAGNPYAQNPYAQQVGAPPQAPVHPGAMTMDDVVARTATTLGTVVVTAVLSWLLLPVDEANLGKSYGIAVGAGLVAMVLALIQSFKRKPAPALILSYAALEGVFLGVISSAVSTYIADGVVAQAVLGTMAVFAGVLVAYKAGWIRVNRRFYGFVMAAALGFVLLMAVNLLFTVFGGGDGLGFRSGGLGIVFGIIGIILGACFLALDFKQVEDGIAYGAPREEAWLAAFGLTLTLVWIYMEFLRLLAILNSND, from the coding sequence ATGAGGAGCAGAAACCCGGTCTTCTCGCGACGGGGGTTCAGCCGCGACAACGGCTACGCGGGCTTCAACGCGACGCCGCAGGCCGGGGGACCCGCTGTCGGTACACAGGCCAACCCGTACGCGCAGGGCGACCCGTACGCCCAGCAGGCGGGCAACCCCTACGCGCAGAACCCCTACGCCCAGCAGGTGGGCGCCCCGCCGCAGGCCCCGGTCCACCCGGGCGCCATGACCATGGATGACGTCGTCGCGCGCACCGCGACCACGCTCGGCACCGTGGTCGTCACGGCGGTCCTGTCCTGGCTGCTGCTGCCCGTCGACGAGGCCAACCTCGGCAAGTCCTACGGCATCGCCGTCGGCGCCGGCCTGGTCGCGATGGTGCTGGCCCTGATCCAGTCCTTCAAGCGCAAGCCCGCGCCGGCGCTGATCCTGTCGTACGCCGCCCTCGAGGGCGTCTTCCTCGGCGTGATCTCGTCGGCGGTGTCCACGTACATCGCGGACGGCGTGGTCGCCCAGGCGGTGCTCGGCACCATGGCGGTCTTCGCCGGTGTGCTCGTGGCGTACAAGGCGGGCTGGATCCGCGTCAACCGGCGCTTCTACGGCTTCGTCATGGCCGCGGCGCTCGGCTTCGTCCTGCTGATGGCCGTGAACCTGCTGTTCACCGTCTTCGGCGGCGGCGACGGCCTCGGCTTCCGCAGCGGTGGCCTCGGCATCGTCTTCGGCATCATCGGCATCATCCTGGGTGCCTGCTTCCTCGCCCTGGACTTCAAGCAGGTCGAGGACGGCATCGCCTACGGCGCCCCGCGCGAGGAGGCCTGGCTCGCCGCCTTCGGCCTCACGCTGACGCTGGTCTGGATCTACATGGAGTTCCTGCGACTCCTCGCGATCCTCAACAGCAACGACTAG